The Mus musculus strain C57BL/6J chromosome 2, GRCm38.p6 C57BL/6J genome has a window encoding:
- the Fam83c gene encoding protein FAM83C, whose protein sequence is MAGPLRSRVEELKRPWWRESSPLVLQHSEAARLAADALLERGEAAYLQVISEERELPFLSALDVDYMISHVRGVPELSEAQGSETLGQDLSMLSEVTSGTYFPMASDLDPPDLDLGWPEVPQATGFSPTQAVVHFQRDKGKSIKDLLRFLFSQAQTVVAVVMDVFTDMELLCDLMEASSRRGVPVYLLLAQEHLKYFLEMCYKMDLNGGHLVNMRVRSTCGDTYCSKAGRRFTGQALEKFVIIDCEQVVAGSYSFTWLCSQAHTSMVLQLRGHIVEDFDREFRCLYAESQPVEGFCSNEDPLMPQVPRPPPVTLAFGPAVPSATGSSPSSNSLSSIKHSPLLARSSYLALPGGGGRNDMGMGSSSPGPAYHEAGGQPSLYRQLSDPNHISPPGPYRANLSKLGASPWSQSSPALNHSSTSPLTLAVGSPLLPSSRPLLHFTRGVPALSRLPENGLPASQDPSLPRGRWVPGTALETVEEKKVSLSQSHDHLDRLSPFSKAGEAGGPNSRVTPDSSSLQHRELALDDRRLSLSHSHSQLDLLSQGQGVLESGSLRPGELSLENRKLSLNHNHGQLDLLPQNPKPQAPKIPSDAYSSAGPSKPSLDDRRQTLGHSQLDLITKFGPFRSEGPGPSCPPEPSPVRMAGVGSADEKRLTLGHSKLDLITKYHQLQGARQKPEPGIPGAPVSGHQNGSSNDLFAPEKRLTLGHSKLDLITKYNKSKFKQLRSRFES, encoded by the exons ATGGCAGGACCCCTGCGGAGCCGGGTGGAGGAGCTGAAGCGGCCCTGGTGGAGGGAGAGCTCACCCCTGGTGCTCCAGCACAGCGAGGCTGCAAGACTGGCGGCAGATGCCCTCCTGGAACGGGGAGAGGCTGCCTACCTTCAGGTCATCTCCGAAGAGCGGGAGCTGCCCTTCCTGAGTGCCCTGGACGTGGACTACATGATCAGCCATGTGCGTGGGGTTCCTGAGCTCAGCGAGGCCCAGGGGTCAGAGACCTTAGGCCAAGACCTCAGCATGCTCTCTGAAGTTACCTCAGGCACCTACTTCCCTATGGCTTCTGACTTAGATCCCCCAGACCTGGACCTGGGCTGGCCTGAAGTGCCCCAGGCCACAGGTTTCAGTCCCACTCAGGCGGTGGTTCATTTTCAAAGAGACAAGGGCAAGAGCATCAAGGACCTGCTGCGATTCCTCTTCAGCCAGGCCCAAACG GTGGTGGCTGTGGTGATGGACGTTTTCACTGACATGGAGCTCCTGTGCGACCTGATGGAGGCCTCCAGCCGACGTGGCGTCCCTGTCTATCTCCTTCTGGCTCAGGAGCACCTGAAGTACTTCCTGGAGATGTGTTATAAGATGGACCTCAATGGGGGCCACCTGGTG AATATGCGTGTACGGAGCACATGTGGAGACACGTACTGCAGCAAGGCAGGTCGCCGATTCACCGGCCAGGCCCTGGAGAAGTTTGTCATCATTGACTGTGAACAGGTGGTGGCAGGCAGTTACAG cttcacTTGGCTATGCAGCCAGGCCCACACCAGCATGGTACTGCAGCTGAGGGGCCACATTGTGGAAGACTTTGATCGGGAGTTCCGATGTCTGTATGCGGAGTCACAGCCTGTGGAGGGCTTCTGTAGCAATGAGGATCCACTGATGCCCCAGGTCCCTCGCCCTCCCCCTGTGACTCTGGCCTTTGGACCTGCAGTTCCAAGCGCCACAGGCTCCTCACCTTCCAGTAACAGCCTCAGCAGCATCAAGCACTCCCCTCTTCTGGCCCGGTCTTCCTATCTTGCTCTACCCGGAGGTGGTGGCCGCAATGACATGGGTATGGGGTCCTCATCCCCAGGTCCTGCCTACCATGAAGCTGGTGGCCAGCCATCCCTGTATCGTCAACTTTCAGATCCCAACCATATCTCCCCTCCTGGACCCTATAGGGCCAACCTGAGCAAGCTGGGCGCATCGCCATGGTCCCAGTCCTCTCCCGCCCTCAACCACAGCAGTACCAGTCCTTTGACCCTGGCAGTGGGGTCACCTCTGCTCCCAAGTTCCCGCCCTCTCCTCCACTTTACTAGGGGGGTCCCAGCACTGTCCCGGCTTCCAGAGAATGGGCTCCCAGCAAGCCAAGACCCTAGCCTTCCACGCGGCCGTTGGGTACCTGGCACAGCTCTGGAGACAGTGGAAGAGAAGAAAGTATCCCTGAGCCAAAGCCATGACCACCTGGATCGCCTCAGCCCCTTCTCTAAAGCGGGAGAAGCAGGAGGTCCCAACTCTAGGGTCACCCCCGATTCAAGTTCCCTTCAGCACCGTGAGCTGGCTCTAGATGACAGGAGATTGTCCCTGAGTCACAGCCACAGTCAGCTGGATCTCCTGTCCCAGGGTCAGGGTGTTCTTGAGTCAGGTTCCCTCAGACCTGGTGAGCTGAGTCTAGAGAACAGGAAGCTGTCCCTAAACCATAACCATGGCCAACTGGACCTCCTGCCACAGAACCCCAAGCCCCAGGCTCCTAAGATACCCTCCGATGCCTATTCTTCTGCCGGGCCCAGCAAGCCAAGTCTAGATGACCGACGGCAGACCCTAGGTCACAGTCAATTGGACCTCATTACCAAGTTTGGCCCATTCAGGAGTGAGGGACCTGGACCCAGTTGTCCCCCAGAACCAAGCCCAGTTCGCATGGCTGGAGTAGGCTCTGCAGATGAGAAGCGACTGACCCTGGGCCACAGCAAACTGGACCTCATCACCAAGTATCATCAGCTGCAGGGTGCCAGGCAGAAACCTGAGCCGGGCATCCCAGGGGCTCCCGTGAGTGGCCATCAGAATGGTAGTAGCAATGACCTGTTTGCACCTGAGAAACGGCTGACCTTGGGCCACAGCAAACTGGACCTCATCACTAAATACAACAAGTCCAAATTCAAGCAGCTCCGAAGTCGCTTTGAGTCCTAG